The stretch of DNA ATCTGCGTGTTCCTGAAGTACGACGGCAAGCAGGAGCCGATCATCCAGGGTATTCAGCGCGTGTCCAAGCCGGGGCGGCGCATCTACTCCGGCTATCGCGACATGCCGCGCGTGTTCAACGGCTACGGCACGCTGGTGGTTTCCACCTCGTCCGGCGTCACCACCGGGCGCCGCGCGCGCGAGCGGAAGGCCGGCGGCGAGTTGCTCTGTACGGTCTGGTAGCGATGTCACGCGTTGGGGTAGTGCCGGTCGCCGTGCCGTCCGGCGTCAAGGTGGAAGCAAAGGGCAACCGGTTCGCCGCCACCGGTCCGAAGGGGTCGCTGCAGCTTCAGACCACCGGCAACATCAGCGTCACGGTGGAGGACAGCCAGGTGACCGTGACACGCGGCGACAACGCGCAGCGCAACAGGGCACTGCACGGACTGTACCGCAAGCTGATCGCCAACATGGTAACCGGCGTTTCGACCGGTTTCAGCAAGGTGCTGGTGATCAATGGAGTCGGTTACCGGGCCGAGGTCAAGGGCAGCACGCTGGTGCTCAACCTCGGATACTCGAATGCCATCGAGTACCCGATTCGCGACGGTGTGACCGTCGATGCCGCCGGCGGCACCCGCATTACCGTGTCCGGCGCCGACCGGCAGGTAGTGGGCCAGGTGGCCGCCGAGATTCGCGCGTTCCGGCCGCCCGAACCCTACAAGGGCAAGGGGGTGCGGTACGAGAACGAGTTCGTTCGGCGCAAGGCGGGCAAGGCGATGGGAGGTACGGCATGAGTGGCAACCGCAGGGCTTCGCATGGCGGCGCGCTTCCGAAGCGGCGCCGATGGCTGCGCCGTAAACAGAGCATTCGCAAGCGGATTCGCGGCACCGCCGAGCGGCCGCGGCTGACCGTGTACAAGAGCAACTGCTACACCTATGCGCAGGCGATCGACGACCGGCGCGGTCACACGCTGGTGTCGGCATCGAGCCGCGACGCCGAGTTGCGAGACGCCGGTAGCCGAGTCGCCGGTGCCGGCAAGCTGGGCCTGCTGGTCGGAGAGCGCTTGCGCCGGCACGGCGTCTCCGAGGTGGTGTTCGATCGCAACGGATATCCGTATCACGGCCGGGTTCGCTCGCTCGCGGAAGGCGTGCGCGAGGCCGGGATAAGCCTTTAGGTGCGGGGAAAGAGAGAATGAGCAGCCGATCAACAGGCGGCCGACCGATGGGTGGCCGACCGATGGGTGGCCGGCCAATGGGTGGCCGGCCGGCGGGGGGTCGCTCGGGCGGCCGCGGTTTCGACCGTCGCGACAGCGACATGTTCGAGAAGCTGG from Spirochaetaceae bacterium encodes:
- the rplR gene encoding 50S ribosomal protein L18; amino-acid sequence: MSGNRRASHGGALPKRRRWLRRKQSIRKRIRGTAERPRLTVYKSNCYTYAQAIDDRRGHTLVSASSRDAELRDAGSRVAGAGKLGLLVGERLRRHGVSEVVFDRNGYPYHGRVRSLAEGVREAGISL
- the rplF gene encoding 50S ribosomal protein L6 yields the protein MSRVGVVPVAVPSGVKVEAKGNRFAATGPKGSLQLQTTGNISVTVEDSQVTVTRGDNAQRNRALHGLYRKLIANMVTGVSTGFSKVLVINGVGYRAEVKGSTLVLNLGYSNAIEYPIRDGVTVDAAGGTRITVSGADRQVVGQVAAEIRAFRPPEPYKGKGVRYENEFVRRKAGKAMGGTA
- the rpsH gene encoding 30S ribosomal protein S8 yields the protein MAVTDPIADMLAKIKNASSAGHESVNIRPSRMKLEIIKILKIEGYIKNFKKVNADGHTSICVFLKYDGKQEPIIQGIQRVSKPGRRIYSGYRDMPRVFNGYGTLVVSTSSGVTTGRRARERKAGGELLCTVW